The Chionomys nivalis chromosome 20, mChiNiv1.1, whole genome shotgun sequence genome includes a region encoding these proteins:
- the LOC130863189 gene encoding putative olfactory receptor 2B8: protein MRRLNSTPHHTSGLVLVGFSEWPRLEMALLVVVSIFYILTLFGNSAIIILSRLDPKLHTPMYFFLANLSCLDLCYTTSTVPQMLINIQSHNRSISYEGCIAQLFIFLGLLSIMACDRYVAICQPRRHTVVMHSQLLAAVAWVTGFSNSLVQTVLTSLLPRCGKYQIENFFCEVPAMLQLSCVDTWVNEIEMYAAVVVIKVIPLGLILFSYVNIVRAVIRIQSSEGRKKAFHTCGSHLLVVVMFYGSAISGYAYMAPNSSSAKLKGKLLALFYGLMTPMLNPLIYTLRNKDVKAAVKKILGREQEQG from the coding sequence ATGAGAAGGCTCAATAGCACCCCTCATCACACCAGCGGCTTGGTTCTGGTAGGCTTTTCTGAATGGCCCCGACTGGAGATGGCTCTCCTTGTCGTCGTCTCCATCTTCTATATATTGACCCTCTTTGGTAATTCAGCTATTATCATTTTGTCTCGCCTTGATCCTAAACTCCATAcccccatgtatttcttcctggCCAACCTTTCCTGTTTAGATCTCTGCTATACTACTTCTACTGTCCCCCAGATGCTGATAAATATACAGAGCCATAACAGAAGCATCAGCTATGAGGGATGCATAGCACAACTGTTCATCTTCCTCGGCCTTCTCTCCATCATGGCTTGtgatcgctatgtggccatctgccagCCTCGGCGTCACACAGTTGTCATGCACTCTCAGCTGTTGGCAGCAGTAGCCTGGGTAACTGGTTTCAGCAACTCCTTGGTGCAgacagtcctgacttctttgttgcCTCGTTGTGGGAAATACCAGATAGAGAATTTCTTCTGTGAGGTACCTGCCATGCTTCAGTTATCATGCGTTGACACCTGGGTCAATGAGATAGAGATGTATGCTGCTGTGGTTGTCATAAAAGTTATCCCACTTGGGTTAATTCTTTTCTCTTATGTCAATATTGTCAGAGCAGTCATAAGGATACAGTCTTCTGAAGGTCGGAAGAAGGCTTTTCACACTTGTGGGTCCCATCTTTTGGTGGTCGTAATGTTCTATGGCTCTGCCATCAGTGGATATGCATACATGGCACCTAACAGCAGCTCAGCAAAACTGAAGGGCAAGCTTTTGGCACTCTTCTACGGACTCATGACCCCAATGCTTAACCCTCTTATCTATACCTTGAGGAACAAGGATGTCAAGGCAGCAGTGAAGAAGATACTTggaagagaacaagagcaaggataG